A genome region from Blautia coccoides includes the following:
- the ylqF gene encoding ribosome biogenesis GTPase YlqF, giving the protein MNYQWYPGHMTKAKRMMQENIKLIDLIIEVVDARIPVSSRNPDIDELGKNKARLILLNKSDLADERQNEKWTQYFMDKGFCVVKANSKSGAGIRQVLPVIMEACKEKIERDKRRGIKNRPIRAMVVGIPNVGKSTFINSFAGKACTKTGNKPGVTKGKQWIRINKNVELLDTPGILWPKFEDQSVGAKLAMVGSIKDEILNLEELSLELLGYLHKYYEGILKERYDVEESDDRVKMLEAIAVNRNCLQKGSELDYGKASNILLEEFRNGKIGRITLEQV; this is encoded by the coding sequence ATGAATTATCAATGGTATCCTGGACATATGACGAAAGCAAAACGTATGATGCAGGAGAATATAAAGCTGATCGATCTGATCATTGAGGTGGTGGATGCCAGAATCCCTGTCTCCAGCAGAAATCCTGACATTGATGAGCTGGGCAAAAACAAAGCCCGGCTGATCCTGCTGAATAAATCGGATCTGGCGGATGAGAGGCAGAATGAAAAGTGGACACAGTATTTTATGGACAAAGGATTCTGTGTGGTAAAGGCAAATTCCAAGAGCGGAGCAGGCATCCGCCAGGTACTTCCTGTTATCATGGAAGCCTGTAAGGAAAAAATCGAGAGAGACAAGCGAAGAGGAATTAAAAACCGTCCCATCAGAGCCATGGTGGTGGGTATCCCCAATGTGGGAAAATCCACATTTATCAACTCTTTTGCAGGAAAAGCCTGTACCAAAACGGGAAATAAGCCGGGTGTGACAAAAGGAAAACAGTGGATCCGCATCAACAAAAATGTGGAGCTTCTCGACACACCGGGGATTCTCTGGCCAAAATTTGAGGACCAGAGCGTAGGCGCGAAGCTAGCCATGGTTGGCTCTATAAAGGATGAGATCCTGAACCTGGAGGAACTCTCCCTGGAGCTGTTGGGATATCTCCATAAATATTATGAAGGTATCTTAAAGGAGCGCTATGATGTGGAGGAATCCGATGACCGTGTAAAAATGCTGGAGGCTATTGCTGTAAACAGAAATTGTCTGCAGAAGGGCAGCGAACTTGACTATGGAAAGGCGTCCAATATTCTGCTGGAGGAGTTCCGAAACGGAAAAATCGGCAGAATTACGCTGGAACAGGTTTGA
- a CDS encoding PcsB-like coiled-coil domain-containing protein, whose amino-acid sequence MRNKKCTSLFLTFLIASLTITPVYASATQKKITEAEQQKTETQSNLNASQDKISSLEAKKGDLEAYLTELNQQLTDLSKNLSDLQEKSDAKQAELQQIEEELNDAKARREEQYESMKLRIQYMYENGNDSYMTMLTEAKDFTDFLNKAENIMQLTKYDRKMLDLYKETQQEIEEKEAGVKKEQEALEELKQESMDKQVEVSDLVRNTTKQIDTYSSQIDSEQSAAKELLEKVNSQEAVIDSLMKQQKDEEAAAALAAQKAQEEAARKAEQEAAAQQAAAQQSASQESSQSYDEVQEETSSNTEGSQESTEQENTSSDNSQGSYLGRFRLTGYCNCALCHGQGYTASGTVPQAGRTVAMNGIPFGTKLLINGSVYVVEDRGVPYGNVDIYHDTHDQALSFGVGYADVYRLN is encoded by the coding sequence ATGAGAAATAAAAAATGTACAAGCTTATTTTTGACATTCCTGATTGCAAGTCTTACCATAACTCCGGTATACGCTTCTGCAACGCAGAAAAAGATCACAGAAGCGGAACAGCAGAAAACTGAGACACAGAGTAATTTGAACGCCTCACAGGATAAGATCAGCTCTCTGGAAGCCAAAAAAGGTGATCTGGAGGCATATCTTACGGAGTTAAACCAGCAGCTTACGGACCTGAGTAAGAACCTCTCAGATTTACAGGAAAAGTCAGATGCTAAGCAGGCAGAGTTACAACAGATCGAAGAGGAACTGAATGATGCCAAGGCCCGCAGGGAAGAGCAGTATGAGAGCATGAAGCTTCGTATTCAGTACATGTATGAGAACGGCAATGATTCATACATGACTATGCTGACAGAGGCAAAGGACTTTACTGATTTTCTGAACAAGGCAGAGAACATTATGCAGCTCACAAAGTACGACCGGAAGATGCTGGATCTCTACAAAGAGACGCAGCAGGAGATTGAAGAAAAAGAAGCCGGTGTTAAAAAAGAGCAGGAAGCGCTTGAAGAACTGAAGCAGGAAAGTATGGACAAGCAGGTGGAGGTTTCCGACCTGGTGAGAAATACAACCAAGCAGATCGATACATATAGTTCACAGATTGACAGTGAGCAGAGCGCGGCAAAGGAGCTGCTTGAGAAAGTTAATTCTCAGGAAGCCGTGATCGACAGTTTGATGAAACAGCAGAAGGATGAAGAAGCGGCAGCAGCGCTGGCAGCGCAGAAAGCCCAGGAGGAAGCAGCAAGAAAGGCAGAGCAGGAAGCCGCAGCACAGCAGGCGGCCGCACAGCAGAGTGCCTCACAGGAATCCTCCCAGAGCTATGATGAAGTACAGGAAGAGACTTCCTCCAATACAGAGGGGTCACAGGAAAGTACAGAGCAGGAAAATACCTCCTCAGATAATTCCCAGGGTTCCTATCTGGGCAGATTCAGGCTGACCGGGTATTGCAACTGTGCCCTCTGCCATGGACAGGGATACACAGCCAGCGGTACGGTTCCCCAGGCGGGAAGAACCGTGGCTATGAACGGTATTCCCTTTGGAACAAAGCTTCTGATCAACGGAAGCGTCTATGTGGTAGAAGACAGAGGTGTACCTTACGGTAATGTAGATATCTATCATGACACACATGACCAGGCACTTTCATTTGGTGTGGGATATGCAGACGTATATCGGCTGAATTAA
- the rplS gene encoding 50S ribosomal protein L19, producing MNEIIKNIEAAQMKAEVPQFNVGDTVRVHGKIKEGNRERIQIFEGVVLKKQGGSNRETFTVRKNSNGIGVEKTWPLHSPNVERVEVIRRGKVRRAKLNYLRQRVGKAAKVKELVK from the coding sequence ATGAACGAAATTATTAAAAACATCGAAGCTGCTCAGATGAAAGCAGAAGTTCCGCAGTTCAATGTGGGAGATACCGTAAGAGTACACGGTAAGATCAAAGAGGGTAACCGCGAGAGAATCCAGATTTTTGAAGGCGTTGTGCTGAAAAAACAGGGCGGAAGTAATCGCGAGACCTTCACTGTAAGAAAGAATTCCAACGGAATCGGCGTTGAGAAGACATGGCCTCTGCATTCCCCGAATGTAGAAAGAGTGGAAGTTATCAGACGCGGTAAAGTAAGACGTGCGAAACTGAACTACTTAAGACAGCGCGTTGGTAAAGCAGCTAAGGTAAAAGAATTAGTAAAATAA
- a CDS encoding DUF512 domain-containing protein: protein MKKCRHIIREVEAGSIAEELELAAGDELLSVNGQEIEDVFDYHYLVNDEYIEVLVRKANGEEWELEVEKDYQEDLGIVFENSLMDEYRSCSNKCVFCFVDQMPPGMRETLYFKDDDSRLSFLQGNYVTLTNMSDHDIDRIIHYHLEPINISFHTTNPELRCRMLHNRFAGDIFSKVQRLYEAGIEMNGQIVLCKGLNDGRELERSIEELAKYLPHLKSVSVVPVGLSKYRDGLYPLESFGKEDAENVISMIETWQKRLYEEYGLHFIHASDEWYLTAEQELPPEESYDGYLQLENGVGMLRLLEGEVQEAMARLLGDGRKLEVSFATGCLAYPFIRRYADWIEGLYPNVKIHGYCVENHFFGEKITVSGLLTGQDIMAQLHGKPLGEYLLLPCNLLRSGENVFLDDVTVEQVEEQLNTPVKIVEEDGASLVSAFLEKEAGKAHRRRQMYEQTDSSNCWTT, encoded by the coding sequence GTGAAAAAATGCAGACATATCATCCGGGAAGTGGAAGCCGGGAGTATTGCCGAGGAGCTGGAGCTGGCTGCAGGGGATGAGCTTCTGTCTGTCAATGGACAGGAGATCGAGGATGTCTTTGACTACCACTATTTGGTGAATGATGAGTATATAGAGGTTCTTGTACGAAAAGCAAATGGAGAGGAATGGGAGCTGGAGGTTGAAAAGGATTACCAGGAGGACCTGGGGATCGTATTTGAGAACAGTCTCATGGATGAATACCGTTCCTGCAGCAATAAGTGCGTTTTTTGTTTCGTTGACCAGATGCCTCCGGGTATGAGGGAAACCCTCTATTTTAAAGATGATGATTCCCGTCTTTCTTTTCTTCAGGGGAATTATGTGACACTTACCAATATGAGTGACCATGATATTGACAGGATCATTCATTATCATCTGGAGCCTATCAATATTTCATTCCACACTACCAATCCGGAGCTTCGCTGCAGAATGCTGCACAACCGTTTTGCCGGGGATATATTTTCAAAGGTGCAGAGACTGTACGAGGCAGGAATCGAGATGAACGGCCAGATCGTGCTCTGCAAAGGGCTGAATGACGGCAGAGAGCTTGAGAGGAGTATTGAGGAGCTGGCAAAATACCTGCCCCATTTGAAAAGTGTTTCTGTAGTACCTGTGGGACTTAGTAAGTACAGGGACGGATTGTATCCTTTGGAGTCATTTGGAAAAGAAGATGCCGAAAATGTGATTTCCATGATTGAAACATGGCAGAAACGGTTATATGAAGAATATGGCTTACATTTTATCCATGCAAGTGATGAGTGGTATCTGACGGCAGAACAGGAGCTGCCCCCTGAGGAGAGTTATGACGGCTACCTGCAGCTTGAAAATGGCGTGGGAATGCTGCGGCTGCTGGAGGGTGAAGTGCAGGAGGCCATGGCCCGGCTTTTGGGAGATGGAAGGAAGCTGGAGGTATCTTTTGCCACCGGTTGTCTGGCGTATCCGTTCATCCGCAGATATGCGGACTGGATCGAAGGACTCTATCCCAATGTGAAGATCCATGGATATTGTGTGGAAAATCATTTCTTCGGAGAGAAGATCACAGTGTCCGGACTTTTGACCGGACAGGATATTATGGCACAGCTCCATGGGAAACCGCTTGGAGAATACCTGCTTCTGCCCTGTAATCTTTTGAGGAGCGGAGAGAATGTATTTCTTGATGATGTAACCGTAGAGCAGGTGGAAGAACAGTTAAATACTCCCGTCAAAATCGTGGAAGAGGACGGCGCCTCCCTGGTGTCAGCTTTTCTGGAAAAAGAGGCGGGAAAAGCACATAGAAGGAGACAGATGTATGAGCAAACCGATAGTAGCAATTGTTGGACGACCTAA
- the rfbD gene encoding dTDP-4-dehydrorhamnose reductase, producing MRVLVTGVKGQLGHDVMNELAKRGHVGVGVDVEEMDITDPQACRKVIGEADVEAVVHCAAYTAVDAAEDNIEVCRKVNAYGTENIAKVCRELGLKMMYISTDYVFDGEGTRPWEPDDEREPLNVYGQTKYEGEVAVTDNVEKFFIVRIAWVFGVNGKNFIKTMLNLGKNHTDINVVEDQIGSPTYTYDLAVLLVDMIETEKYGFYHATNEGLCSWFDFASEIFRQAGMNVKVHPVSSEEFPAKAKRPHNSRMSKDKLEANGFNRLPAWQDALARYLQTEELQKLLHDN from the coding sequence ATGAGAGTTTTAGTGACAGGTGTAAAAGGACAGTTGGGACACGACGTAATGAATGAATTGGCTAAGAGAGGCCACGTGGGCGTTGGTGTTGATGTAGAGGAGATGGATATTACAGATCCCCAGGCATGCAGAAAAGTGATTGGGGAGGCAGATGTGGAAGCTGTTGTCCACTGTGCCGCTTATACTGCGGTCGATGCCGCCGAGGATAACATAGAGGTCTGCCGGAAAGTGAATGCATACGGCACAGAGAACATTGCGAAGGTTTGCCGGGAACTTGGACTGAAAATGATGTATATCAGCACAGACTATGTGTTTGACGGCGAGGGAACAAGACCCTGGGAACCGGATGATGAGAGAGAGCCTTTAAATGTATATGGACAGACCAAATATGAGGGCGAAGTGGCAGTTACAGACAATGTGGAAAAATTCTTTATTGTGAGGATTGCCTGGGTATTTGGCGTGAACGGTAAGAACTTTATTAAGACTATGCTGAATCTGGGCAAGAACCATACGGATATCAATGTGGTGGAAGACCAGATCGGATCTCCCACTTATACCTATGATTTAGCTGTTCTTCTTGTGGATATGATAGAAACTGAAAAGTACGGCTTCTATCATGCAACCAATGAAGGCCTCTGCAGTTGGTTTGATTTTGCCTCTGAAATATTCCGTCAGGCAGGAATGAATGTAAAGGTACATCCTGTAAGTTCTGAGGAATTTCCGGCAAAGGCAAAAAGGCCTCATAACAGCCGGATGAGCAAAGATAAGCTGGAGGCCAATGGCTTTAACCGCCTTCCCGCATGGCAGGATGCACTGGCCCGTTACCTGCAGACAGAAGAACTGCAGAAGCTGCTTCATGATAATTAA
- the lepB gene encoding signal peptidase I, with translation MKKKESKGPEFSKDGRMRPLLLWAFEIAVVLVLAAVVSIFFCQTIVMQEGGMEPTLATGDKVLINKVSYKLGEPKRGDIIAFKKDAKEHSSMHVKRVIGLPGETVQIKDGLILINGETYMEKKDFPKISNPGLAETQITLGKNEYFVLGDNRNNSEDSRFAEVENVKQKYIVGKIWLRVFPFGKFGFIKS, from the coding sequence ATGAAGAAAAAAGAAAGTAAAGGACCGGAGTTTTCCAAAGACGGCAGGATGCGTCCGCTGCTTTTATGGGCATTCGAGATAGCAGTTGTCCTTGTATTGGCTGCAGTGGTGTCCATTTTCTTCTGCCAGACCATTGTCATGCAGGAGGGCGGTATGGAGCCTACTCTGGCTACAGGGGACAAGGTATTGATCAATAAAGTGTCGTACAAGCTGGGAGAACCCAAGAGAGGTGATATCATCGCCTTTAAGAAGGATGCCAAGGAGCACTCCAGTATGCATGTAAAGCGGGTCATCGGCCTGCCGGGGGAAACGGTGCAGATCAAAGACGGGCTGATCCTGATCAATGGGGAGACCTATATGGAAAAGAAAGATTTCCCCAAGATCAGTAATCCGGGTTTGGCAGAGACGCAGATCACACTGGGGAAAAATGAATATTTTGTACTTGGCGACAACCGGAACAACAGCGAAGACAGCCGTTTTGCAGAGGTGGAAAATGTAAAACAGAAATATATAGTGGGCAAAATATGGCTGCGTGTTTTCCCCTTTGGAAAATTTGGTTTTATCAAGAGCTGA
- a CDS encoding ribose-phosphate pyrophosphokinase, with protein MVNISLLEKSIPVAPIKIAALDSCNELAQQVDSHLVQFRKELDSHNQSGLNFRGYTADTFLLDCNCPRFGSGEAKGIINESVRGTDLFIMVDVCNHSLTYKVSGHVNHMSPDDHYQDLKRIIATATGKAHRINVIMPFLYESRQHKRSKRESLDCALALQELVQMGVSNIITFDAHDPRVQNSIPLSGFDNFMPTYQFLKTLCASIEDFRIDNEHLMIISPDEGAMQRAVYFSNILGVDMGMFYKRRDYSTIINGKNPIVAHEFLGDSVEGKDVIVIDDMISSGESMLDVAKQLKDRKARRVIVCTTFGLFTDGLEKFDEYYEKEYIYRVITTNLNYRNPDLLNRPYYLEADMSKYLASIMDILNHDLSVEKVRSTTKKINKLLNRFS; from the coding sequence ATGGTCAATATCAGTTTACTGGAGAAGTCCATTCCGGTGGCTCCTATTAAAATAGCAGCCCTGGACAGCTGCAACGAGCTGGCCCAGCAGGTGGATTCCCATCTGGTACAATTCAGAAAGGAATTAGATTCTCACAATCAGTCCGGACTTAATTTCCGCGGTTATACAGCAGATACTTTTTTACTTGACTGCAATTGCCCGCGCTTCGGCTCAGGTGAAGCGAAGGGCATCATCAATGAATCCGTGCGCGGCACGGACCTCTTTATCATGGTGGATGTATGCAATCACAGCCTGACCTATAAAGTCAGCGGACATGTGAACCACATGTCCCCGGATGACCACTACCAGGATTTGAAAAGGATCATTGCCACTGCTACCGGAAAAGCACATAGGATCAATGTTATCATGCCTTTTCTCTACGAAAGCCGCCAGCACAAGAGAAGCAAAAGAGAATCTCTGGACTGTGCTCTGGCTCTGCAGGAACTGGTGCAGATGGGTGTGTCCAATATCATCACCTTTGACGCCCATGATCCCCGGGTACAGAATTCCATCCCTCTTTCCGGGTTTGACAATTTTATGCCCACTTATCAGTTCTTAAAGACACTGTGCGCATCCATTGAGGACTTCAGAATCGACAATGAACACCTGATGATCATCAGCCCGGATGAAGGCGCTATGCAGCGCGCTGTATATTTTTCCAATATTCTGGGTGTAGATATGGGAATGTTCTACAAACGCCGCGACTACTCCACCATCATAAACGGCAAAAATCCCATTGTTGCCCATGAATTCTTAGGGGATTCCGTGGAAGGAAAAGACGTGATCGTCATAGATGACATGATCTCCTCAGGGGAAAGTATGCTGGATGTGGCGAAACAGTTAAAGGACCGTAAGGCCAGACGCGTCATTGTCTGCACCACTTTCGGACTCTTTACTGACGGTCTGGAAAAATTTGATGAATACTATGAAAAAGAGTATATCTACCGGGTCATCACCACGAACCTGAACTACAGGAATCCTGACCTTTTGAACCGTCCGTATTATCTGGAAGCAGATATGAGCAAATATCTGGCGAGTATCATGGACATCCTGAATCATGACCTTTCCGTAGAAAAGGTACGCTCAACAACTAAGAAGATCAATAAGCTTCTGAATCGTTTTTCTTAA
- the rfbA gene encoding glucose-1-phosphate thymidylyltransferase RfbA, with the protein MKGIILAGGSGTRLYPLTKVTSKQLLPIYDKPMIYYPLSVLMEAGIREILIISTPEDTPRFEALLGDGHQFGIELSYAVQPSPDGLAQAFVIGEDFIGNDGVAMILGDNIFYGHGLKKRLCAAASRTEGATVFGYYVDDPERFGIVEFDNDGKAVSIEEKPAQPKSNYCVTGLYFYDNKVVEYAKNLKPSARGELEITDLNRIYLEQNALNVELLGQGFTWLDTGTHESLVEATNFVKTMEDHQHRKIACLEEIAYHNKWISREKVLEAYEILKKNEYGAYLKDVLDGKYLV; encoded by the coding sequence ATGAAGGGAATTATTTTAGCAGGCGGATCAGGAACAAGACTGTATCCACTGACCAAGGTGACATCAAAACAGCTTTTACCTATATATGACAAACCCATGATCTATTATCCGCTGTCCGTACTTATGGAAGCGGGGATCCGTGAGATCCTGATCATATCTACGCCGGAGGATACTCCCAGATTTGAGGCTCTTTTAGGCGATGGACATCAGTTCGGTATTGAGCTGTCTTACGCAGTACAGCCAAGTCCGGACGGACTGGCGCAGGCATTTGTCATCGGTGAGGACTTTATCGGAAATGACGGGGTTGCTATGATCCTGGGCGATAACATTTTCTACGGACATGGTCTGAAAAAGAGGCTGTGTGCTGCCGCTTCCCGCACAGAAGGCGCTACGGTGTTCGGCTATTATGTGGACGATCCGGAGCGGTTCGGAATTGTGGAATTTGACAATGACGGAAAGGCAGTTTCCATTGAAGAAAAACCGGCGCAGCCAAAATCCAATTACTGTGTGACAGGTCTGTATTTCTATGACAACAAAGTGGTAGAATATGCCAAGAATTTGAAGCCTTCTGCAAGGGGAGAGCTGGAGATCACAGACTTGAACAGGATCTATCTGGAGCAGAATGCATTAAATGTGGAACTTCTGGGACAGGGATTCACCTGGCTGGATACAGGGACACATGAGTCACTGGTGGAGGCGACTAACTTTGTAAAGACTATGGAAGACCACCAGCACAGAAAAATCGCCTGCCTGGAGGAGATCGCTTACCATAACAAATGGATCTCCCGTGAAAAGGTTCTGGAAGCATATGAAATTTTGAAAAAGAATGAGTACGGTGCTTATCTGAAAGATGTACTGGATGGAAAATACCTGGTATAG
- the pgeF gene encoding peptidoglycan editing factor PgeF — protein sequence MKTDTGENIEIKWKTGTKSRMNVREASGVPYLTYPVFEQIPGIIHGFSTRLGGVSRGDCMSMNLSFSRGDLEENVRENYRRFAGAVGFFPEQIVCSDQTHTTNVRVVTETDRGKGIVVPRDYTDVDGLVTDVPGLVLATFYADCVPLYFVDPEKRVIGLSHSGWKGTVGRIGKVTVETMQREYGCRPKDILAAIGPSICQECYEVSEDVAEQFMRAFPASEHGKILKEKGHGKYLLDLWAANALIFAEAGILAEHISYPGICTCCNPQFLFSHRASKGKRGNLGAFLGLREFN from the coding sequence ATGAAAACGGATACAGGCGAAAATATAGAGATCAAATGGAAGACCGGTACAAAAAGCCGCATGAATGTCCGCGAAGCCAGCGGTGTCCCTTACCTGACGTACCCGGTTTTTGAACAGATCCCAGGTATCATACACGGATTTTCCACCAGACTTGGCGGAGTGAGCCGGGGGGACTGCATGTCCATGAATCTGAGCTTTTCCAGAGGTGATCTTGAGGAGAATGTGAGGGAAAACTACAGAAGGTTTGCCGGGGCTGTGGGCTTTTTTCCGGAACAGATCGTCTGTTCTGACCAGACACATACCACAAACGTGCGTGTAGTCACTGAGACTGACCGTGGAAAAGGAATTGTAGTCCCAAGGGATTATACAGACGTTGACGGACTTGTGACCGATGTGCCGGGCCTGGTGCTGGCCACATTTTATGCGGACTGCGTTCCCTTATATTTTGTGGACCCTGAAAAGCGGGTCATCGGCCTGTCTCATTCCGGTTGGAAAGGAACTGTGGGCAGGATAGGAAAGGTTACTGTAGAGACAATGCAGAGGGAATACGGATGCAGACCAAAGGATATTCTGGCGGCCATAGGGCCTTCTATCTGCCAGGAATGCTATGAGGTCAGCGAGGACGTGGCAGAACAGTTTATGAGGGCATTTCCGGCTTCAGAGCATGGGAAAATCCTGAAAGAGAAAGGCCATGGCAAGTATCTTCTGGATCTCTGGGCAGCCAATGCACTGATATTTGCGGAGGCAGGCATCCTTGCTGAGCATATTTCATATCCGGGAATCTGTACCTGCTGTAATCCTCAGTTTTTGTTCTCCCACAGGGCCAGTAAGGGAAAAAGGGGAAACCTGGGAGCTTTCCTCGGATTACGCGAATTCAATTGA
- a CDS encoding YraN family protein, producing the protein MKNSTRETGTRYEEKAALFLEQQGYRILEKNFRCRKGEIDLIAMDQEYLCFVEVKFRENSDCGGPFLAVDNRKQRRICQTALFYLMKRGMSEDTPCRFDVVGITPDDTALIKDAFSYHT; encoded by the coding sequence ATGAAAAATTCCACAAGAGAAACCGGGACCCGGTATGAAGAGAAGGCGGCTTTGTTTCTGGAGCAGCAGGGATACCGGATCCTGGAGAAAAATTTTCGATGCCGGAAAGGGGAGATAGATCTGATCGCTATGGATCAGGAGTACCTTTGTTTTGTTGAAGTGAAATTCAGGGAAAATTCTGACTGCGGCGGTCCGTTTCTTGCAGTGGATAACAGAAAACAGCGCCGGATATGTCAGACGGCGCTGTTTTATCTTATGAAAAGAGGAATGTCAGAGGATACGCCCTGCAGATTTGATGTGGTGGGGATCACACCGGATGACACGGCACTTATCAAGGACGCGTTTTCTTATCATACATAG
- a CDS encoding ribonuclease HII: MKSIQEIRAEFQNAAETELDALCRVYLEDERKGVRALIEKVEKRRERLETERARIEKMKAYEYQYEHLGYVCGIDEAGRGPLAGPVVAGAVILPKDCSLLYLNDSKQLSEKKREELYEVIMENAVSVGVGYAGPARIDEINILQATYEAMREAVSKLTVRPQILLNDAVTIPRMDIPQVPIIKGDAKSISIAAASIVAKVTRDRLMKEYDKVMPEYGFASHKGYGAASHIEAIRKYGPSPIHRATFIKNFVD, encoded by the coding sequence ATGAAAAGTATTCAGGAAATCCGTGCAGAGTTTCAGAATGCGGCAGAGACAGAGCTGGATGCTCTTTGCCGTGTTTATCTGGAAGATGAGCGGAAAGGCGTACGGGCTCTGATCGAAAAGGTCGAAAAGCGCCGGGAAAGGCTGGAGACGGAGCGGGCACGTATAGAGAAGATGAAAGCCTATGAGTATCAGTATGAGCATTTGGGCTATGTCTGCGGAATTGATGAAGCCGGGAGAGGCCCTCTTGCCGGCCCCGTGGTTGCGGGAGCCGTAATCCTTCCAAAGGACTGCAGTCTCCTCTATTTAAATGATTCCAAGCAGCTCTCAGAGAAAAAGCGGGAAGAGCTGTATGAAGTGATCATGGAAAACGCAGTCAGCGTGGGTGTGGGCTATGCAGGACCTGCCAGAATTGATGAGATCAATATTCTGCAGGCTACATATGAAGCTATGCGGGAGGCGGTTTCCAAACTCACGGTCCGCCCTCAGATCCTTTTGAACGACGCGGTGACCATACCCCGGATGGATATTCCCCAGGTTCCTATTATAAAGGGGGATGCCAAGAGCATTTCTATTGCGGCTGCCAGCATTGTAGCCAAGGTGACCAGGGACAGGCTCATGAAAGAGTATGATAAAGTGATGCCGGAATACGGGTTTGCCTCCCACAAGGGATATGGGGCTGCGTCTCATATAGAAGCCATTAGGAAATACGGCCCGTCTCCCATCCACCGAGCTACTTTTATCAAGAATTTCGTAGACTGA
- a CDS encoding VanZ family protein, which yields MGQYAEQLIRCVIQDVADVGKYFFAGLAAFLAVGIFSALAVKVRGENGKRIKGCLGTAAMAGYLSMLLFITFLSREPGSRGGIDWIPLSTLGSGPRGDAFVLENVLLFIPFGVLLPAVSVKMRRFGRTFGAGCILSLFIECIQFITKRGYAQTDDVITNALGTALGYLCFSIFFHFFTKKAVENGR from the coding sequence TTGGGACAGTATGCAGAACAGTTGATTCGCTGTGTGATACAGGATGTGGCAGATGTGGGGAAATATTTTTTTGCCGGGCTTGCTGCATTTCTGGCGGTTGGGATTTTTTCTGCTTTGGCAGTAAAAGTACGGGGAGAGAATGGAAAGCGGATCAAAGGCTGCCTGGGAACCGCTGCCATGGCAGGTTACCTTAGTATGCTGCTGTTTATTACCTTCTTGTCAAGAGAGCCGGGAAGCAGGGGTGGAATTGACTGGATTCCCCTTAGTACACTGGGCAGCGGCCCACGGGGGGATGCGTTTGTCCTTGAAAATGTTCTGCTGTTTATACCGTTTGGAGTGTTGCTGCCGGCAGTGTCTGTGAAAATGAGGCGATTTGGGCGCACTTTCGGAGCGGGCTGTATACTCAGCCTCTTCATTGAGTGTATCCAGTTTATCACAAAAAGGGGATATGCCCAGACAGATGATGTGATCACGAATGCGTTGGGAACAGCTTTGGGATATCTCTGCTTCAGCATTTTCTTTCACTTTTTTACTAAAAAAGCTGTGGAAAACGGAAGGTAA